The genome window aataatgaaaaaaaaaaacttaagctGAAAAAAATCAACACAGTACAGAACACCTTTTTACAGGGTTTCCTTTTCTTTTCTTGCTATTTTTATCAGctttatattacacaaaaaagaaaattatataaaaatcttTAGCATGTCTTCAATTGAATTTTTGGAATTAAATTCATGTACGTTTTCGGTGCTGGCTTGCATTTTTCTAACGTGCTCATATGTCGCTAGTTTATACGTTTGGAAGACCAAATTGAGCAGGTAAGTGACCACCTGGGTATAATTGGCATATGTATTCTTGAAAGGTTCTTTATATGGTTTTATTATTCTTTCAGAGACCATCCTTCCACAATAAAACGAAGGTTTTTCAGCGTATCATGCATGATGCTTCTGGCCCCTTTCTTCACTCAATATTTCTTCACTGAAAATACTACAATGCGCGGGGACGTATACGACCACTTAGGGCTTCGTACTTCGGGGCTTATCAGTGCCTCTATTTTACCTTTGCTTTTAAcagctattttatttttgggaCCTCTGACTATGCAGTTTTTATCAGGCATCTGGAAACTGTATGCAGGTaaatattgacatatttattacTCTGTTCTATGCAGTTCTAAAACAAAGCAATTGTTTCCTAAGATACCTTGTTCGTAATGTATTAATAGGCTGTTATGAGGTCAATTTAGTTAGTAGTAACATCAAAATAATCATCAATTTGTACTTTCAGAACCTGTGTACTGGGTATCCAGTTGGCAGGACTGGGTTTGGGTGAGGAACCACTTCATGGCACCACTCAGCGAAGAATGGGTCTTCCGGGCCTGCATGATGCCACTATTACTACAATGCTTGGACCCTTTGACAGCAGTTTTCACAGGCCCGTTGCTATTTGGTGTTGGTGAGTTGTTTTATATCTATgttggcggccgatcgtaagatcaggcagataataatgttcctgtgtaatgttttgacgatagtgacattaaaccaatatataggtaggataggttcgttacgttgctttagatgcccaaagggcaaactgcccagaaataggagccccgcgtaccggggctccgtcgactcagggaacgggtcaaagattttcacgtttcacaatatgcctaggaatttcacgatatgcctgatcttacgatcggccgccgacatctaCATCATTATTGGTAATGGGGTTAAGAACTGCCCAAAGCTAACATAACCGTAAGGAAGACCCACCTAACGTGTGGGATGTGGGTATTACTCagataaaaaaaagttgtctCTCATGTGGACAATTAGTTACCTGCTTTATATAAGCAGATAAGTGAATCCTCTTCTACATAGCCCTTAATTTTGGGTATGTCCACAGGAAATACATGAACCTAATTGCTGCATATGACCAATGTTTAATTAATCCTCATTGATTTCCAGCTAATTTACTTACTCGTAAATTCAATCAatcacatattttattaaagaactGGCTGTAAGAATGATATAGGTTTGCTTTAAAAAGTCTTGGTGTGAGGTTTCATATGCCTGATAACTATCTAAACTTGATTATTAGTATATCTCTAAAATAATTGTCATTGGCACAATTATTTTAGAGATTCCGCTAGCaaactgaattaatttattaaagtttttcttttgtatattttttctcTTAGGTTTTGTATTTACAATCCTGTTTGatacaaaaaataaagtaaaataatacacatatgaaatgaaaatcaggacatgaaaaaaaaaactcaggAGCAATCGGAATTACATTAAACGTTG of Cydia amplana chromosome 17, ilCydAmpl1.1, whole genome shotgun sequence contains these proteins:
- the LOC134655620 gene encoding CAAX prenyl protease 2, which encodes MSSIEFLELNSCTFSVLACIFLTCSYVASLYVWKTKLSRDHPSTIKRRFFSVSCMMLLAPFFTQYFFTENTTMRGDVYDHLGLRTSGLISASILPLLLTAILFLGPLTMQFLSGIWKLYAEPVYWVSSWQDWVWVRNHFMAPLSEEWVFRACMMPLLLQCLDPLTAVFTGPLLFGVAHFHHMFEQLKAGFEFKTALMISTFQFMYTSLFGAYSAYLFVRTGHFMAPLVAHMFCNHMGFPNFGEIGQFPPLQRITIIFNFLLGFVLWCYLLTPMTSPDIYDNRLYSET